The following coding sequences are from one Musa acuminata AAA Group cultivar baxijiao chromosome BXJ1-6, Cavendish_Baxijiao_AAA, whole genome shotgun sequence window:
- the LOC103986660 gene encoding ethylene-responsive transcription factor 3: protein MMAVETLRLRKEGLGPPAAAAVAGGEKEAHFRGVRKRPWGRFAAEIRDPWKKTRKWLGTFDTAEEAALAYDAAARTLRGSKAKTNFGYSAADVEIVPAAVQEPQIGWLSSSPWRSGFREPATALNGRDLFLGQPGLAVESGSEFSGYRFEAVKMVVKGEQERRGTVAEGKKKPPFCFDLNLPPPFV, encoded by the coding sequence ATGATGGCGGTAGAGACGTTGCGGCTGAGGAAGGAGGGTTTGGGGCCGCCGGCGGCAGCCGCGGTGGCTGGAGGGGAAAAGGAGGCCCACTTCCGCGGTGTGAGGAAGCGGCCGTGGGGAAGGTTCGCGGCGGAGATCCGAGACCCGTGGAAGAAGACGAGGAAGTGGCTGGGGACCTTCGACACCGCTGAGGAGGCGGCGCTGGCCTACGACGCGGCGGCGCGTACGCTCCGTGGGTCCAAGGCCAAGACCAACTTCGGGTACTCCGCCGCTGACGTCGAGATCGTTCCCGCCGCCGTGCAGGAGCCGCAGATCGGCTGGCTGTCGTCGTCGCCGTGGCGATCGGGCTTCCGGGAACCTGCAACGGCGTTGAACGGGCGAGATCTGTTCCTGGGGCAGCCGGGTTTGGCGGTGGAGAGCGGATCCGAGTTCTCCGGGTACCGATTCGAAGCGGTGAAGATGGTGGTGAAGGGCGAGCAGGAGAGGAGGGGGACGGTGGCGGAGGGTAAGAAGAAGCCGCCCTTCTGCTTCGATCTCAACCTACCCCCTCCGTTCGTGTGA